A region of the Candidatus Syntrophosphaera sp. genome:
GATCAGACCATCTATGTTTCATGGCCCCCCCTCTGCAAACTCAGATTCTGAGTTTGCTGAGGGGTGGGGAATTCTGGCCAGATAAATATGAACTCCGAGAATACCCGTGATAAATCCCCCCGCCTATTGTCCTGCACCGGTTGAAACCGGTTTGTCTAAAGGCTTAGCGGTCTGTGGCCGCTGTGGCAAAGCGGAATTTGCCACCCCAAAACCCAGCCCCGGGGATCGGGAAGCCGAATTCCGGTTCGGCGATCGGACGCAGTCCGATTCATCGTTTGAAGGGCTCTGCGAGCCCTGTGGCAAAGCGGAATTTGCCACCCCTTCAATCTGCGTCTGAATATCTGACCCACTCAGTTTGAAAGAGAGCCTTATGTATCTATCTGGAACGAGCTCGATCCCAAGCCGCCCCTCTTATCACAAGGGTGGCAGTTCAGAAAGCCTTGGCTATCTGTCGATCCTGATCACTCCGTGTTTTTCCGGCCCTATTTCAGTCAGGCCGTCAGTACCTGCTTCAGGATGGTGTTTTCCCAGGGGCAGGGCCTCGCGGAAAGTGCGGATGTTGGCTGTGCGGGCGTAGGGGAAATAGTCGCTTATCGCTGTTTTGATGGCGGATTCCAGAGCTGCCTCCAGCAGGTTTTTGCTGCTGGAGCCCAGGTTCACGATCGTGGTCACGCTGTAATCCCAAATGGTTTCCGCGCTGGCAGTGCTGAGCAGGGCAAATTCGGCATCGATGGTCAGGGTCCCGGAGGTCAGGAACCAGGATTTGTCCCATTTATTGATCGTGGAATAGAGGACCGCGTCCGCCCCGAAATGCTTTTTGAGATTGGCCAGGACCGCGGGATTGACGGTTTCCGAATCGTAGAGCCCTTCGTCCCGCAGGATGCCGAACATGGCCTCAACCGGCAGGGGATGGTAGCCTCTGAGGCCCAGCGCTTCGGACAGCGAGCAGGCAAAGTATTCCTTTGCGTCGGCCGCGGTGGTGTTGTTCACCGGAGGCAGGATCAGAATGGTCAGAGGCGGATCGGAATACATTGCGGGGTAGGTTTCCGCGAGATTGGTTTTGGTTACCTGCAAACATCCGGACAGGGCAAACAAGAGCAGGATGGGGGTGAAAATGAAGACTTTTCTCATTTCACCTCCTCAATGCCGCAAACCGTAGCGCGAGAGCAGGAAATCCACGAATGTGGCGGATTCTGCCCAGAGGGCTTTTTCTTTCTCAAAATGAACCCGG
Encoded here:
- a CDS encoding DUF799 domain-containing protein; translated protein: MRKVFIFTPILLLFALSGCLQVTKTNLAETYPAMYSDPPLTILILPPVNNTTAADAKEYFACSLSEALGLRGYHPLPVEAMFGILRDEGLYDSETVNPAVLANLKKHFGADAVLYSTINKWDKSWFLTSGTLTIDAEFALLSTASAETIWDYSVTTIVNLGSSSKNLLEAALESAIKTAISDYFPYARTANIRTFREALPLGKHHPEAGTDGLTEIGPEKHGVIRIDR